The proteins below come from a single Pandoraea apista genomic window:
- a CDS encoding DUF4376 domain-containing protein, translating into MERILGQKYAAYDAQGVITAYYDSVDSPVPVGIENVMEITDAQWQECLTSRGHTVVNGVLVAPAAATSEELLAQAKVLQCAAIDASYVLASTSSVTFKTSAGVSQTYQADSDSQLILMQAVQGYSLAGSVPTGFFWKAEDNTLVSFSLQDLEGLYTAMLANGWAAFQKRAELKKAIASATSIDAVQAINWG; encoded by the coding sequence TTGGAGCGAATTTTGGGCCAAAAGTACGCAGCATATGACGCGCAAGGCGTTATCACCGCCTATTACGATAGCGTCGATAGCCCGGTGCCTGTAGGTATCGAAAATGTGATGGAGATCACCGACGCACAATGGCAAGAATGTCTCACTTCTCGTGGCCATACGGTCGTGAATGGTGTACTCGTGGCACCTGCCGCGGCGACTTCGGAAGAGCTGCTGGCGCAGGCAAAGGTGCTGCAGTGCGCTGCGATCGATGCTTCATATGTCCTCGCCTCGACGTCCAGCGTAACGTTCAAGACCTCAGCCGGGGTGTCACAGACTTATCAGGCGGACTCGGATAGTCAGTTGATTCTGATGCAGGCCGTGCAGGGATACTCGCTTGCGGGCTCAGTGCCGACAGGGTTTTTCTGGAAAGCTGAAGACAACACGTTAGTCAGCTTTTCATTACAGGATCTTGAAGGGCTCTATACAGCCATGTTAGCCAATGGTTGGGCTGCCTTTCAGAAGCGCGCAGAGTTGAAGAAAGCGATCGCCTCGGCTACATCCATCGACGCCGTACAGGCTATCAACTGGGGCTAA